From the genome of Bombyx mori chromosome 16, ASM3026992v2, one region includes:
- the LOC101743551 gene encoding probable inactive serine/threonine-protein kinase scy2, with protein MEPVNNNQFEVIPDLNKRKITAPSQNVYLNPALDLLANEDPMCNNAMEIVPIKKRKRARSCDITAFENTALDLGISKAAVNEFLVRELNNVKNNLRMQSMDINDRPSLSLPNTSIDKPEDINMEPMHSEPIYANINTKPLSTDTINNTTDSTRMFEIEENSKSDFSNRDSGISVLEPKNVTNTDISSVMNLSNITNIESTVTSQTCSNNTNNISLSFIDHLALDSPSVSNQSLYLDDDLNESNIMEIKTITIITKKKRIHTSNNTNPFLVPNFNTGSYVPSSNPFFDNIQPGIDYTNENLNIPTQESNLLPRKLFSDTNSTVSTESGFNIEGNEYEKVDNYRAESPVYENIDETYNKQSKILGCNVSRFSADDIMNINKTSQSNNDLNARKDIKHQLMKVKNKLSKKVFKSLKKTFRTEKVDRTSNPYEVPRKMKQKTEVPGIENPALRLDNSDEIEIEDVDEHEYESVKTLRNTQLNMNLTPLREKNECNLSHNKTYTPGKKVRFDSTLNQEKVITGNSFDGDIQSPGFDVKIDKYHDELENCINEKKFLQQNM; from the coding sequence ATGGAACCAGTCAACAACAATCAGTTTGAAGTAAtaccagatttaaataaaaggAAGATCACAGCTCCATCACAGAATGTGTACCTCAACCCAGCATTGGATCTTCTTGCCAATGAAGATCCCATGTGCAATAATGCGATGGAAATTGTTCCCATAAAAAAACGCAAACGAGCAAGAAGCTGTGACATAACCGCATTTGAGAATACTGCCCTTGATTTGGGCATAAGTAAAGCAGCGGTCAATGAGTTTTTAGTTAGAGAACTGAACaacgtaaaaaataatttaagaatgcAATCAATGGATATTAATGATAGACCTAGTTTATCATTACCAAACACATCCATAGATAAACCGGAAGACATTAATATGGAGCCTATGCATTCAGAACCAATTTATGCTAATATTAACACCAAGCCTCTTTCCACAGACACAATTAACAATACCACAGATAGTACTCGAATGTTTGAAATCGAAGAAAATTCCAAATCGGATTTTTCCAATAGAGATTCTGGTATTTCAGTTTTAGAACCAAAGAACGTAACCAACACCGATATATCCAGTGTAATGAATCTATCAAATATAACTAATATTGAAAGTACTGTAACAAGCCAAACATGTAGTAACAATACTAACAACATTAGTCTAAGTTTTATAGATCATTTGGCTTTAGACTCACCGAGTGTTTCAAATCAATCACTTTACTTAGATGACGATTTGAATGAAAGCAATATAATggaaattaaaactataacaaTTATAACAAAGAAGAAACGTATACACACATCGAACAATACCAACCCGTTTCTTGTTCCTAACTTCAACACAGGAAGCTATGTACCAAGTAGCAATCCTTTCTTCGATAACATTCAACCAGGAATCGACTATACCAACGAGAATCTTAATATACCAACACAAGAAAGTAATTTATTACCGAGGAAATTATTCAGTGATACCAATAGTACAGTTTCGACTGAATCAGGATTCAATATAGAAGGAAATGAATATGAAAAAGTCGATAATTACAGAGCAGAAAGTCCAGTTTACGAAAATATAGACGAGACATACAACAAACAAAGCAAGATATTGGGATGCAACGTTTCACGATTCAGTGCTGATGATATAATGAACATTAATAAAACCAGCCAATCAAACAATGATTTGAACGCAAGAAAAGACATAAAACACCAGTTAatgaaagtgaaaaataaattatcgaaaaaagtttttaaatcgTTGAAAAAAACATTCAGAACCGAGAAGGTTGATAGGACATCGAATCCTTATGAGGTGCcgaggaaaatgaaacaaaaaactgaGGTGCCCGGTATAGAGAATCCGGCCCTGCGTTTGGACAACTCTGATGAAATTGAAATAGAAGATGTCGATGAACATGAATATGAAAGTGTAAAAACGCTTAGGAACACTCAATTAAATATGAATCTCACTCCACTGAGAGAGAAAAATGAATGTAATCTCTCACATAACAAAACATACACTCCCGGTAAAAAAGTGCGTTTCGACTCAACTTTAAATCAAGAGAAAGTGATCACCGGCAACAGTTTTGATGGGGACATCCAGAGTCCAGGGTTCGACGTCAAGATAGACAAGTATCATGATGAACTGGAGAATTGTATTAATGAAAAGAAATTCTTGCAACAAAATATGTGA